The DNA sequence GGTTTAGgtgaataagaaaaataaaaatagtgaaaATAGTTGAATATGTATGTATGGTGGAAGAAAGGTCCAACGGCACCGCTCTGGGGCTGTAGCCACCCTGTCTTGTTCTTGAGATGTCATTTTCTGATCTTAAAAACACTCTTAGGGCAAGCATACTACCCTCATCCCCATGTAGGGCCTGAAAGCTATGTAGATCTTTCTATTAACTCccatcctctctctcctcttttttctCAACACCTATTTAAAACACACGCCTCATTTTCTcctcttttttatatattaactACTCTGCCTCAAACCCTCAgtttaatttcttcaatttctACATTTTAACCATCAATCTCTTATCTCTGCCTAACACCACTGCACCACCCAATTCGTACAACTATTACACTCTCTAagtataaagagagagagagagaaattaaaGGGGGTCCAAACTCGAAGCACTAGTTACTACTACGATAGCTAGATATAGTATTATTATCAGTGTTGGATGGCAATTGCAGCGCCGAATTCATCTCCGACGATGAGTCTGAGTCACAGCCACAGCCACGAGGACGGGGGGACGACGACGGCGGCCTCCACCACGAACGACAACCTGAACGGAAACGGGAAGCAAGAGGATGATGATCACGAGCATGACATGGTGATGCCGGGGTTTCGTTTTCACCCGACAGAAGAAGAGCTGGTGGAGTTCTACCTTCGCCGTAAGGTGGAGGGCAAACGTTTCAACGTTGAGCTCATTACTTTCCTTGATCTTTATCGCTATGACCCTTGGGAGCTTCCTGGTATACCTAGCTTCCCTTTTCTTCacgcaattcaattcaattctttatAAATATGTTCTTTGTTTACAATTTTGGCTTAATTGGCAGCGTTGGCGGCGATAGGAgagaaggaatggtatttctatGTGCCTCGAGACAGAAAATACAGAAACGGAGATCGTCCGAATCGAGTGACGACGTCGGGTTATTGGAAGGCAACGGGAGCAGATAGGATGATAAGGACGGAGAATTTCAGGTCCATCGGGCTGAAGAAAACCCTAGTTTTCTACTCTGGGAAAGCTCCTAAAGGCATCCGTACAAGTTGGATTATGAACGAGTACCGTTTGCCCCAACACGAAACTGAACGATACCAAAAGGTACTTCCTTTTCGATCCATCCTATCTTTATATATCTATATGTTCTTCAAAGATCCAAGAAATGAACGAAGCTATAGCTAGTAGGGAATGGAATCATGGTTATTAATTAAATGGTGGTAGGAATAAATACGAGAGTTGGCAGAATATTAAAGTTAGCACCGCTAGTAATTATGACGACTACACCATCTCCATGCatcaaatttgaaatttgaattaaatttttgcaGGCGGAGATATCGCTGTGCCGGGTTTACAAAAGAGCTGGAGTTGAAGATCATCCATCGTTGCCGCGGTGTCTGCCAACGAGGGCTCCATCTTCAAGAACTGTTGATCATCAGAAGAACAAGCAGCAGCACCACAACGATCAACTCAACATGGGATTTGCGGGGAACACCGCCGATGGAGCTTCTGATAATCGTGATCATGATGTAACCACCGCTCTTGCCCTCTCCAAACACAACACAAATGCTTATCGTGCTCCTTCGCTGGGACTCCCACCGCTGCTTCTTCCCTTGGACGACGAAGCCGCCTTCGTCCTcatgcagcagcagcagcaccATGCTGGCCCTTCTTCAGGAACCACCACCATGATGGATGATCTCAACAGACTTGTAAGCTATCAACACCAGTACTACAACAGCAGCAGTAGCAGTAGTAACAATAATAATcccaatcatcatcatcacctgTTAATGCAtcaacaacaacagcagcagcagcaaactCCTCCTGCAATAATGTCTCTGAATAACACTCCTTCTCCGCTTGCAACCGCCTTCTCTGACCGCCTGTGGGAGTGGAATCCACTCCCGGAGG is a window from the Arachis hypogaea cultivar Tifrunner chromosome 1, arahy.Tifrunner.gnm2.J5K5, whole genome shotgun sequence genome containing:
- the LOC112706778 gene encoding NAC domain-containing protein 68; the encoded protein is MAIAAPNSSPTMSLSHSHSHEDGGTTTAASTTNDNLNGNGKQEDDDHEHDMVMPGFRFHPTEEELVEFYLRRKVEGKRFNVELITFLDLYRYDPWELPALAAIGEKEWYFYVPRDRKYRNGDRPNRVTTSGYWKATGADRMIRTENFRSIGLKKTLVFYSGKAPKGIRTSWIMNEYRLPQHETERYQKAEISLCRVYKRAGVEDHPSLPRCLPTRAPSSRTVDHQKNKQQHHNDQLNMGFAGNTADGASDNRDHDVTTALALSKHNTNAYRAPSLGLPPLLLPLDDEAAFVLMQQQQHHAGPSSGTTTMMDDLNRLVSYQHQYYNSSSSSSNNNNPNHHHHLLMHQQQQQQQQTPPAIMSLNNTPSPLATAFSDRLWEWNPLPEANQRQYSNMSFK